The window CAATGGTCATCGGGATGATCAAGTTCTCGATTCCCTTAACATTGCCTCTGCTTTTAAAGTATGTCATTGATGATGTCATTCAAGGCTCGGGGTCGGCTGAAGAAAAGACATCATCTCTATTGATCATTATGGGAATCATGCTCGTCTTATTTTTAGTGATGAGACCGCCTGTTGAATACTATAGACAATACTACGCACAGTGGACAGGCAGTAAGGTATTATTTGATATTCGGGAAAAGCTGTTCTCGCATATTCAAAAGCTCAGTCTTCGTTATTATGCCAACACGAGAACTGGGGAAATTATTTCAAGGGTCATCAACGATGTGGAGCAGACAAAGGAGTTTGTCATCACAGGTCTTATGAACATTTGGCTTGATTTGATGACCGTGCTGATCGTGATCGCCATTATGTGTACACTGGACATCAAGCTCACCATCGTGTCTGTCATCATTTTTCCGCTATATGCGTTTGCTGTGAAGTATTTTTACGGCAGGCTTCGCAAGCTGACAAAAGAGCGGTCGCAGGCGCTGGCTGAGGTGCAAGGGCATCTGCATGAGCGGGTACAAGGTATGCCAGTCATTCGGAGCTTTGCCATTGAAGAATATGAACAAGAGAATTTTCATGATGAAAACAAAAATTTCTTAAACAAAGCGATCAACCATACGAATTGGAACGCTAAAACATTTGCCGTCGTCAATACCATTACTGATATTGCACCGCTATTGATCATTGCATTTGCTGGCTACACCGTAATTAATGGATCACTTTCGATCGGGACCATGATTGCCTTTGTCGGCTATATTGACCGGATGTACAACCCGATTCGCCGTCTCATTAACTCATCCACGACTTTAACCCAGTCAGTGGCGTCAATGGATCGTATCTTTGAATTTATTGATGAGCCGTATGAGGTCACAGATCGGCCGAATGCAAAAGAAGCCGATCATTTAAAAGGAGAGGTCGAATTTAAAAATGTGTCGTTTCGTTATGAACACACGCAGGAAGAGATTCTGCACAATATCTCCTTGAAAGTAGAAAAAGGACAAACGGTTGCGCTTGTAGGAATGAGCGGTGGAGGGAAGTCGACACTCGTCAGCTTAATTCCAAGGTTTTATGATGTCACAAACGGGTCACTTGAAATTGACGGCATCGATATAAAAGAGTACAAAGCAAGAAGCCTTCGAAATCAAGTCGGAATGGTGCTGCAGGATACATTCTTATTCAGTGACACGATTAAAGAAAATATTGCTGTTGGAGATCCAGAAGCATCTTTTGAAAAAATTGTTTCGGCTGCAAAAGCGGCAAATGCCCATGATTTTATTATGTCTCTTCCTGAAGGATATGACACGAAGGTAGGAGAACGGGGCGTGAAGCTGTCAGGCGGTCAAAAACAACGAATTTCTATTGCAAGGGTCTTTCTAAAAAATCCACCGCTTTTGATTTTAGATGAAGCGACGTCTGCACTTGATTTAGAAAGTGAACATTACATTCAAGAAGCGATGCAAAAGCTAGCGAAGGACCGCACAACCTTTATTGTCGCGCACCGCTTATCAACAATTACACATGCTGACCTCATTGTCGTCATGGAACAAGGCGAAATTGTGGAAAAAGGAACACACGAAGAATTAATGAACCGAGACAGCCACTATCGCCATCTATTTACCATTCAAACATTAAATTAGTAGAAGCCTATCCGATTCTAGCGGATAGGCTTTTTTATGCTTGTCAAAAACATGACATATTTCCCAGCTTGTCTCAATACAATTTTAAAAAGTATGACGGGGTGGTGAATATGTGAAAGAACAAGACGTGCTGCTAGATGTCAAACAGCTGTCCATTGCGTTTCAGCAAAAAAAGCAAAAAGTACCCATCGTCCATCACATATCGTTCTCGATTCAAAAAGGAGAAACCTTAGGAATTGTTGGCGAATCTGGCTGCGGGAAAAGTATCACATCTATGTCATTAATGGGATTGAACCAGCAAACAGACACAACGGGTAAAGTCCAATTCGAAGGGCAAAACCTGCTGTCGCTTTCAGAAAAACAGTGGCGAGAGATAAGAGGAAATGACATTTCGATGATTTTCCAAGAGCCAATGACCTCTCTGAACCCATTAATGACCATCGGCAAACAAATGACGGAAGCCCTTTTCACACATCAAGCAATCGGTCAAAAAGAAGCAAAAGCAAAGGCGGTTGATCTGCTTCAGACAGTTGGATTGAAGCAAGCCGAATCGTTGCTTAAAAAATACCCGCATGAATTATCAGGCGGCATGCGCCAGCGTGTCATGATTGCGATGGCGATGCTTTGTCACCCAAAGCTCATGATCGCAGATGAACCGACAACTGCACTTGATGTGACCATCCAAGCGCAAATCCTTCGCCTGCTCAAAAAGCTAAACGAAGAGATGGACACCGCTATTTTATTTATAACCCATGATCTAGGCGTCGTGCGGCAAATATGCCAGCGAGTCATGATTATGTATGCCGGTCGAATTGTAGAAGAAGGAACCGTTGACCGTATTTTTCAAAAACCTCTGCATCCCTACACAAAAGGTCTTTTCGCCTCAGTTCCATCATTTAAAGAGAAAAAAGAAAAGCTCATCTCTATTACAGGTCATGTACCTAAGCCGGGAACCATTCGATCCGGCTGTCAATTTGCACCACGCTGTCCTTATCAAATGGCGCAATGTCTTGAAGAAGATCCAGTTTTACAATCCATTGAACAGGACCACCGCGTGGCATGCTTTCTAATGGAAGGAGGAGAAGACACTGAGTCGCCCACTCTTGCAAGTGAATCAGCTGACAAAACGGTATGACACAGCCGCTTTTTTTTCTAAACACAAACATTCGACTCTGGCTTTAAATCAAGTGTCCTTTCACGTGAAGGAGGGGGAAACGCTTGGCATTGTCGGTGAATCGGGCTGCGGGAAATCAACACTTGGCAAAAGCTTAATGAGATTGACTGAACCGACGTCAGGCTCTATTCAACTGAAAGGGCAAGAAGTCACTCTTTTGAAAGAAAGAGAGATGCGTTCTTTAAGAAAAGACATTCAAATGATTTTCCAAGATCCATACGCTTCATTAAATCCACGAATGAAAATCAAAGATATTTTAGAGGAACCGCTCATTGTTCATAAACATGGGACGAAAGCAGATAGACGAAAGCGGGTCAAAGAGATGCTGCACATTGTCGGATTTGATCCTTCCTACGGGGAACGTTATGCGCACCAATTCAGCGGCGGACAAAGGCAGCGTATTGGTATCGCTAGAGCACTCATTACCCATCCAAGTCTTGTCATTGCCGATGAACCCGTTTCGGCTTTAGATGTATCCGTTCAAGCACAAATTTTGAATTTGATGCTTGAATTGCAAAAGACGCTTTCTCTGACGTATCTGTTTATTTCTCACGATCTTGGTGTTGTCAGGTATATGAGCGACCGAATCGCAGTGATGTATGCTGGCCGAATTGTCGAGATGGGGCCTGCCGAAGACGTGTTTCACAGCCCGCTTCATCCTTATACGTCGCTGCTTCTGAAATCCATTCCACATATGGACCACGTGCTGGAGACGCAAGATGTGTCAGCAGAAGAGTCCACAATGACGATAGAAGGCGGCTGTCCTTTCTACAAAAGGTGTCCAAAAAGGTGGGAGAAATGCCTAAAAGCAGTCCCTGCTTTGTATGAGGAGGAACCGGGGCACGCAGCGGCGTGTTACTTATATCAAAAGGAGGAACACAATGAAGAAGACATGGTTGTTCAGTAGTTTCATTTTTGTGCTGGCACTTGCACTGTTTTTGGGGGGATGCTCGTCCGCACCGTCATCAGAAGAAAAAGCAACAAAAGACACCCTCGTATTTGGCAGAGGAGGAGACTCCACTTCACTAGATCCGATCACAACGACAGAAGGCGAAACCTTCAAGGTCACAGAGAATATGTTTGAAAAGCTACTGAATTATGGTGAGAAAGACACGACCATCCATCCTGGTCTCGCAACAGACTGGGATGTTGCAAAGGACGGAAAATCATACACATTCTACTTAAGAGAAGGTGTGAAATTTCACGATGGCACAGACTTTAACGCAGAAGCAGTGAAATTCAACTTTGACCGCTGGATGAATGGTGATGCAGAAAAATTTCCTTACTATGGCATGTTTGGCGGCTATAAAAAAGATAAAGGACATGTGATTAAAGACATCATCGTCAAAGGAGAGCATGAAGTTGAATTTCAGCTAAAGCGCCCGCAGGCGACATTCCTTAAAAACATTGCTATGTCACCGTTTGGCATCGCAAGTCCTGCGGCTGTTGAAAAAAGCGGTGATTCTTTTCGTGAGAATCCAGTGGGAACAGGACCATTCAAGTTTAAAGAGTGGAAGCAAAACGACCGTATCGTGTTAGAAAAGAACGAAGATTACTGGCAGAAGGATAAACCAAAACTGAATCAAATCATCTTCCGCTCTATTCCAGAAAACTCGGCTCGTTTAAATGCCCTGAAAACAGGTGAGATCGATTTGATGGATGGCGTGAATCCGTCAGATTTAGATGGCATTAAAACTGATAAAGCACTCCAGCTTATTGAAAGACCATCAATGAACGTAGGCTATATCGGACTGACCGTCACAAGAAAGCCGCTTGATAACAAGCTCGTTCGTCAGGCACTCAATTACGCGGTCGATAAAGAATCCATCATTGAGTCATTTTATGGCGGACTTGCCGAGCCAGCAAAAAACCCTCTTCCCCCAGCTTTAGAAGGCTACAATGACGACATTGATCCATATCCGTATGATCCAGAAAAAGCGAAGGAACTTTTGAAAGAAGCGGGTTTTCCTGACGGCTTTCGCATCAAGCTTTGGGCGATGCCTGTACCGCGTCCATATATGCCAGATGGGATGAAGATAGCAGAAGTCATTCAATCAAACTTTGAAAAGGTCGGCGTCAAAGCAGAAATTGTGACATATGACTGGGCGACCTATTTAGATAAGGCAAGTAAAGGGGAAGCAGATGTGTTCTTATTAGGCTGGACAGGGGACAATGGCGATCCTGATAATTTCATCTACACACTTTTGGACAAAGACAGCATTGGCGGCAACAACTATACATTCTTCGAAAACGATAAAATGCACGACATCCTCATTGAAGCGCAAACAGACACAGATCAAAAGAAACGAAATGAGTTGTATAAAAAAGCGCAAGAAATCATTCATGATGAAGCACCTTGGATTCCATTGGTGCATTCGATCCCAATGCTTGCAGCATCTAATGATTTAAAAGGCTATCAGCCGCATCCAACTGGTTCAGAAGCTTTAAATGACGTGTATTTCGAATAAGCAAATAAGGGAGATCTTGTATCTCCCTTACAGCGTGTAGACAAACCCTCGCATTCGGTGTCAGTCCTGCGTTCCGGTGCTCACGAATGTCAAATTCGCTTCGCGCTAGTACTCGTCCTTCCTAGACTGCAAAGGTTTTCTATCACGCTGAAAAGAAGACAAAGAAAAAGGCGGTGAAAGCTGTTTGTTTGCTTATTGTATGAAGCGGGCAGGAATGCTCATCCCAGTACTGATTGGAATGACATTGGTCGTGTTTTCAATTATTCGGTTTATTCCAGGGAATCCAGCACAGGTCATCTTAGGACAGCGGGCAACGAAAGAGGCAGTAGAACAATTAACCATCCAGCTCGGTTTAAACCAGCCTTGGTATGTTCAATACGGACATTACATGCTGGGTCTTTTAAAAGGGGACTTAGGGACTTCGATACGAACAGGAGCGGCTATTGCCCAGGAAATGAAGCCTTACTTATTTGCGACGTTAGAATTGACCTTTTTTGCCATGGTGCTGGCGATTGTTGTGGGAGTGAATGCCGGAATCATTAGTGCTTGGTTTAAGCATTCCATCTTTGATTATGTCGCAATGTTTATTGCACTCATTGGAGTGTCTATGCCGATTTTCTGGTTAGGCTTAATGGGGCAGTGGCTGTTCTCGATCGAATTAGGTATTTTGCCGACGACGGGCCGAGAAAACGTAAGGAATCCAGTGGAGTCGATCACGTATATTCATACGCTGGACACGCTTTTGCAAGGCCGGTTTGATCAATTCACTGACAGCATCAAGCATTTGGTATTACCAAGTACAGCTCTTGCGACAATTCCTGCTGCGATTATTGCAAGGATTACAAGGGCAAGTATGCTGGAAGTACTTCATTCAGACTTTATTCGAACCGCAAAAGCAAAAGGGGTACGTTCATTTTTCATCATTTATCAGCATGGCCTGAAAAATGCGCTTATTCCGATCTTGACGATTATTGGTCTTCAAACAGGCCTCTTACTTGGCGGAGCCATTTTAACAGAGACCATTTTTGCTTGGCCGGGAATTGGCCGATATATATATGACGCCATCAGTTATCGTGATTATCCAGTCATTCAAACTGGCATTCTCGTCGTTGCGCTGATATTTGTCCTGATCAATTTCATCGTGGACATCTTGTATGCAGTCATTGATCCTAGGATTAAATATTAGGGAAGGAGAGTGACAACATGGAAGCACAAAAAGAGCTTGAACCACCTCAACCA is drawn from Bacillus pumilus and contains these coding sequences:
- a CDS encoding ABC transporter substrate-binding protein; this encodes MKKTWLFSSFIFVLALALFLGGCSSAPSSEEKATKDTLVFGRGGDSTSLDPITTTEGETFKVTENMFEKLLNYGEKDTTIHPGLATDWDVAKDGKSYTFYLREGVKFHDGTDFNAEAVKFNFDRWMNGDAEKFPYYGMFGGYKKDKGHVIKDIIVKGEHEVEFQLKRPQATFLKNIAMSPFGIASPAAVEKSGDSFRENPVGTGPFKFKEWKQNDRIVLEKNEDYWQKDKPKLNQIIFRSIPENSARLNALKTGEIDLMDGVNPSDLDGIKTDKALQLIERPSMNVGYIGLTVTRKPLDNKLVRQALNYAVDKESIIESFYGGLAEPAKNPLPPALEGYNDDIDPYPYDPEKAKELLKEAGFPDGFRIKLWAMPVPRPYMPDGMKIAEVIQSNFEKVGVKAEIVTYDWATYLDKASKGEADVFLLGWTGDNGDPDNFIYTLLDKDSIGGNNYTFFENDKMHDILIEAQTDTDQKKRNELYKKAQEIIHDEAPWIPLVHSIPMLAASNDLKGYQPHPTGSEALNDVYFE
- a CDS encoding ABC transporter ATP-binding protein — protein: MQVNQLTKRYDTAAFFSKHKHSTLALNQVSFHVKEGETLGIVGESGCGKSTLGKSLMRLTEPTSGSIQLKGQEVTLLKEREMRSLRKDIQMIFQDPYASLNPRMKIKDILEEPLIVHKHGTKADRRKRVKEMLHIVGFDPSYGERYAHQFSGGQRQRIGIARALITHPSLVIADEPVSALDVSVQAQILNLMLELQKTLSLTYLFISHDLGVVRYMSDRIAVMYAGRIVEMGPAEDVFHSPLHPYTSLLLKSIPHMDHVLETQDVSAEESTMTIEGGCPFYKRCPKRWEKCLKAVPALYEEEPGHAAACYLYQKEEHNEEDMVVQ
- a CDS encoding ABC transporter ATP-binding protein, yielding MGVIKRYMAFVTPYKKQIALTMVIGMIKFSIPLTLPLLLKYVIDDVIQGSGSAEEKTSSLLIIMGIMLVLFLVMRPPVEYYRQYYAQWTGSKVLFDIREKLFSHIQKLSLRYYANTRTGEIISRVINDVEQTKEFVITGLMNIWLDLMTVLIVIAIMCTLDIKLTIVSVIIFPLYAFAVKYFYGRLRKLTKERSQALAEVQGHLHERVQGMPVIRSFAIEEYEQENFHDENKNFLNKAINHTNWNAKTFAVVNTITDIAPLLIIAFAGYTVINGSLSIGTMIAFVGYIDRMYNPIRRLINSSTTLTQSVASMDRIFEFIDEPYEVTDRPNAKEADHLKGEVEFKNVSFRYEHTQEEILHNISLKVEKGQTVALVGMSGGGKSTLVSLIPRFYDVTNGSLEIDGIDIKEYKARSLRNQVGMVLQDTFLFSDTIKENIAVGDPEASFEKIVSAAKAANAHDFIMSLPEGYDTKVGERGVKLSGGQKQRISIARVFLKNPPLLILDEATSALDLESEHYIQEAMQKLAKDRTTFIVAHRLSTITHADLIVVMEQGEIVEKGTHEELMNRDSHYRHLFTIQTLN
- a CDS encoding ABC transporter permease, with amino-acid sequence MFAYCMKRAGMLIPVLIGMTLVVFSIIRFIPGNPAQVILGQRATKEAVEQLTIQLGLNQPWYVQYGHYMLGLLKGDLGTSIRTGAAIAQEMKPYLFATLELTFFAMVLAIVVGVNAGIISAWFKHSIFDYVAMFIALIGVSMPIFWLGLMGQWLFSIELGILPTTGRENVRNPVESITYIHTLDTLLQGRFDQFTDSIKHLVLPSTALATIPAAIIARITRASMLEVLHSDFIRTAKAKGVRSFFIIYQHGLKNALIPILTIIGLQTGLLLGGAILTETIFAWPGIGRYIYDAISYRDYPVIQTGILVVALIFVLINFIVDILYAVIDPRIKY
- a CDS encoding ABC transporter ATP-binding protein, translating into MKEQDVLLDVKQLSIAFQQKKQKVPIVHHISFSIQKGETLGIVGESGCGKSITSMSLMGLNQQTDTTGKVQFEGQNLLSLSEKQWREIRGNDISMIFQEPMTSLNPLMTIGKQMTEALFTHQAIGQKEAKAKAVDLLQTVGLKQAESLLKKYPHELSGGMRQRVMIAMAMLCHPKLMIADEPTTALDVTIQAQILRLLKKLNEEMDTAILFITHDLGVVRQICQRVMIMYAGRIVEEGTVDRIFQKPLHPYTKGLFASVPSFKEKKEKLISITGHVPKPGTIRSGCQFAPRCPYQMAQCLEEDPVLQSIEQDHRVACFLMEGGEDTESPTLASESADKTV